One genomic window of Acidovorax radicis includes the following:
- a CDS encoding ParA family protein, whose protein sequence is MPVVVVANPKGGVGKSTLSTNIAGYYASQGHPVILGDTDRQESARLWLGLRPPAARPIGAWDASSDLISRPPKGTTHAVLDTPAGLHGWRLNDVLKLADKIIVPLQPSVFDIFATRAFLDQLAEHRHAAGVQVGIVGMRVDVRTKAAEQLHHFVDSLGFPVLGYLRDTQNYIHLAAHGLTLFDVAPGRVARDLEQWQGICAWLNA, encoded by the coding sequence ATGCCAGTCGTTGTTGTCGCCAATCCGAAGGGCGGCGTGGGCAAGTCCACGCTGTCCACCAACATCGCGGGGTATTACGCCAGCCAGGGGCATCCCGTGATCCTGGGCGACACCGATCGGCAGGAGTCCGCCAGGCTCTGGCTGGGGCTGCGTCCGCCGGCAGCGCGCCCCATCGGCGCCTGGGATGCCAGCTCGGACCTGATCAGCCGCCCGCCCAAGGGCACCACGCATGCGGTGCTCGATACACCCGCAGGCCTGCACGGCTGGCGCTTGAACGACGTGCTCAAGCTCGCCGACAAGATCATCGTGCCGCTGCAGCCCAGCGTGTTCGACATCTTTGCCACGCGCGCCTTTCTGGACCAGTTGGCCGAACACCGCCATGCGGCAGGCGTGCAGGTGGGCATCGTGGGCATGCGCGTGGACGTGCGCACCAAGGCTGCCGAGCAGTTGCACCACTTTGTGGACAGCCTGGGGTTTCCGGTGCTGGGGTATCTGCGCGATACGCAGAACTACATCCACCTGGCGGCGCACGGCCTCACACTGTTCGATGTGGCGCCGGGCCGTGTGGCGCGCGATCTGGAGCAATGGCAGGGGATCTGTGCATGGCTCAACGCCTGA
- the kefC gene encoding glutathione-regulated potassium-efflux system protein KefC, whose protein sequence is MAHAPTWLTYGFLYLTAAVLAVPIAKALGLGAIIGYLAAGIAIGPWGLGLVSNVQDILHFAEFGVVLMLFLVGLELQPSRLWALRRPIFGTGTAQVLGCAAVLFALGALAGLPWRVSLVGALGLALSSTAIALQSLAERNLMRTQSGQAGFSILLFQDVAAIPILAMLPVLGAAAGEGAGHTPSEMVLEVLKIVGVIAAIILGGRLLLRPVLRWIAKSKTPEVFTAAALLLVVGIAYLMVIVGLSMALGAFLAGVLLADSEYRRELEADIEPFKGLLLGLFFIAVGMSIDFGVILRSPGLMAAILVGFLAAKAIVIYALARLVNIPYQERPVFTLLLAQGGEFAFVVFQAAAGASVFPAETASLLIGAVALSMLISPLLLVLLDRVLLRRYARLKITPQAEEISEPQEAPIIIAGFGRYGQIVSRVLLAEGIHTTVLDHSVDMLEVARTFGYRVFYGDATRLDLLRIAGAERARILVVAVDDPEQSLKIAKLAREHFPHLQIVARARDITHWNKLRDLGVTLVQRELFESSLKSAHTVLELMGLSAAEATTFTDRFRKHNIALADRMYPHHKDQAKYIAVAREGRSQLAEQMAKERQEHAAISAADVPYPGYGGTEGTEGSDRSASTQDLNKKQP, encoded by the coding sequence ATGGCACACGCCCCCACCTGGCTCACCTACGGTTTTCTGTACCTCACGGCCGCCGTGCTGGCCGTGCCTATCGCCAAGGCGCTGGGCCTGGGCGCCATCATTGGCTACCTCGCGGCGGGCATCGCCATCGGGCCCTGGGGGCTGGGCCTGGTCAGCAACGTGCAGGACATCCTGCACTTTGCCGAGTTCGGTGTGGTGCTCATGCTCTTTCTGGTGGGGCTGGAGCTGCAACCGAGCCGCCTGTGGGCGCTGCGCCGCCCCATCTTCGGCACCGGCACCGCGCAGGTGCTGGGCTGCGCGGCCGTGCTGTTTGCGCTGGGCGCCCTCGCCGGCCTGCCCTGGCGCGTGAGCCTGGTGGGCGCTCTGGGCCTGGCGCTGTCTTCCACGGCGATTGCGCTGCAGTCGCTGGCCGAGCGCAACCTCATGCGCACGCAAAGCGGGCAGGCGGGTTTCTCCATCCTGCTGTTCCAGGACGTGGCGGCCATCCCCATTCTGGCGATGCTGCCCGTGCTGGGCGCAGCCGCTGGCGAAGGTGCAGGCCACACGCCGAGCGAGATGGTGCTGGAGGTGCTCAAGATCGTCGGCGTGATCGCCGCCATCATCCTGGGCGGGCGCCTGCTGCTGCGCCCCGTGCTGCGCTGGATCGCCAAGAGCAAAACACCCGAAGTCTTCACCGCCGCCGCCCTGCTGCTGGTGGTGGGCATTGCCTATCTGATGGTGATCGTTGGGCTGTCGATGGCGTTGGGTGCCTTTTTGGCCGGTGTGCTGCTGGCCGACAGCGAATACCGGCGCGAACTGGAGGCCGACATCGAGCCCTTCAAGGGCCTGCTGCTGGGGCTGTTCTTCATCGCCGTGGGCATGAGCATCGACTTCGGGGTGATCCTGCGCTCCCCCGGCCTCATGGCCGCCATCCTGGTCGGTTTTTTGGCGGCCAAGGCCATCGTCATCTACGCGTTGGCCCGGCTCGTCAACATCCCCTACCAGGAGCGCCCGGTGTTCACGCTGCTGCTGGCCCAGGGCGGCGAGTTTGCGTTTGTGGTGTTCCAGGCTGCCGCCGGTGCCAGCGTGTTCCCGGCAGAGACGGCCTCGCTGCTCATCGGCGCCGTGGCGCTGTCGATGCTGATCAGCCCGCTGCTGCTGGTGCTGCTGGACCGCGTGCTGCTGCGCCGCTACGCCCGCCTCAAGATCACGCCCCAGGCCGAAGAAATCTCCGAGCCGCAAGAGGCGCCCATCATCATCGCGGGCTTCGGCCGCTACGGGCAGATCGTCTCGCGCGTGCTGCTGGCCGAGGGCATCCACACCACCGTGCTGGACCACAGCGTGGACATGCTGGAGGTGGCGCGCACCTTTGGCTACCGCGTTTTTTATGGCGACGCCACGCGGCTGGACCTGCTGCGCATCGCGGGCGCCGAGCGCGCCCGCATCCTGGTCGTGGCGGTGGACGACCCCGAGCAGTCCCTCAAGATCGCCAAGCTGGCCCGCGAGCACTTCCCGCACCTGCAGATCGTGGCCCGCGCGCGCGACATCACCCACTGGAACAAGCTGCGCGACCTGGGCGTGACCCTGGTGCAGCGCGAGCTGTTCGAGTCCAGCCTCAAAAGCGCCCACACCGTGCTGGAGCTGATGGGCCTGTCGGCCGCCGAAGCCACCACCTTCACCGACCGCTTCCGCAAACACAACATCGCCCTGGCCGACCGCATGTACCCGCACCACAAAGACCAGGCGAAATACATCGCCGTGGCCCGCGAAGGCCGCAGCCAGCTGGCCGAGCAGATGGCCAAGGAGCGGCAGGAGCACGCGGCGATCTCAGCGGCGGACGTGCCGTATCCGGGGTATGGAGGCACGGAAGGCACTGAGGGGAGCGATAGGAGCGCCAGCACCCAGGATTTGAACAAAAAGCAGCCGTAG
- a CDS encoding MaoC family dehydratase, whose amino-acid sequence MKIFRSYSEVSACVGQEVAVTDWITITQEQVNLFAQATGDHQWIHVDPERAKAGPFGTPIAHGFLTLSLIPQFFETGLTIEGARMGVNYGLNKVRFTAPVPVGSRLRARLTLQAAEPVAPDGMQMTWLVTVEREGSDKPVCVAESLARNFGAAL is encoded by the coding sequence ATGAAAATCTTCCGCTCTTACTCCGAAGTCAGCGCCTGTGTGGGCCAGGAGGTCGCCGTGACCGACTGGATCACAATCACGCAGGAACAGGTCAATCTGTTTGCCCAGGCCACGGGCGATCATCAGTGGATCCATGTGGACCCTGAGCGCGCCAAGGCCGGGCCGTTTGGCACGCCCATCGCACATGGCTTTCTCACACTGTCGCTGATCCCGCAGTTCTTCGAGACGGGCCTGACCATCGAGGGCGCGCGCATGGGCGTGAACTATGGGCTCAACAAGGTGCGCTTTACGGCGCCGGTGCCCGTGGGCAGCCGCTTGCGCGCACGCCTGACGCTGCAAGCTGCCGAGCCCGTGGCGCCCGACGGCATGCAGATGACCTGGCTGGTGACGGTGGAGCGTGAGGGCAGCGACAAGCCCGTGTGCGTGGCCGAATCGCTGGCCCGCAACTTCGGCGCGGCGCTTTAA
- a CDS encoding DUF4148 domain-containing protein: MTNYRTLATVAALALSAFAANAQSNNGDASIYPSLQSAPSTLTREAVIAELVSARQNGTLPQGGEWYDVPAPLALSGQSTTTVTRAEVRAQAVAAARAGETANGNN; this comes from the coding sequence ATGACCAACTATCGCACTCTCGCTACTGTCGCCGCCCTCGCACTGAGCGCATTCGCTGCCAATGCCCAATCGAACAACGGCGATGCCTCCATCTACCCTTCGCTGCAATCCGCACCCAGCACACTCACCCGCGAAGCCGTGATCGCCGAACTGGTTAGCGCCCGCCAAAATGGCACCCTGCCCCAAGGCGGCGAATGGTATGACGTGCCCGCACCGCTGGCACTGTCTGGCCAGTCCACCACCACGGTGACCCGTGCCGAAGTGCGTGCACAGGCCGTGGCTGCAGCCCGCGCCGGCGAAACCGCCAACGGCAACAACTGA
- a CDS encoding LysE family translocator, producing the protein MDLHTWLAFFAASCLIAVSPGSGAVLSMSHGLSYGVRKTGATILGLQLGLLLILVIAGAGVGSLLLASEVAFSVVKVLGACYLIYVGFSQWRAGAASPMHGDEATPPGPWQKRCLTGFLTNATNPKGIIFMVAVLPQFMTDNRPLWTQLLVMAATTVTVDVVVMHGYAFGASALRRLMRSAKAVQAQNRVFGGLLMAVGAGLFFVKRGGQHA; encoded by the coding sequence ATGGATTTGCATACCTGGCTGGCTTTTTTTGCGGCGTCGTGCCTGATCGCGGTGTCGCCAGGCTCTGGCGCCGTGTTGTCGATGAGCCATGGCCTTTCTTATGGGGTGCGCAAGACCGGCGCCACCATCCTGGGTCTGCAACTGGGGCTGTTGCTGATTCTGGTCATCGCGGGCGCGGGGGTGGGCTCGCTCCTGCTGGCTTCCGAGGTGGCTTTCAGCGTGGTGAAGGTGCTGGGCGCCTGCTATCTGATCTATGTCGGTTTCAGCCAGTGGCGTGCCGGGGCTGCATCGCCGATGCATGGCGACGAGGCCACGCCCCCCGGCCCTTGGCAAAAGCGCTGCCTCACGGGGTTTCTGACCAATGCCACCAACCCCAAGGGCATCATCTTCATGGTGGCCGTGTTGCCCCAGTTCATGACCGATAACCGCCCGCTGTGGACGCAACTGCTGGTGATGGCCGCCACCACGGTGACGGTGGACGTGGTGGTGATGCATGGCTACGCTTTTGGTGCCAGCGCGCTGCGCCGCCTCATGCGCAGCGCAAAAGCGGTGCAGGCGCAAAACCGCGTCTTTGGCGGTTTGCTGATGGCGGTGGGTGCCGGGCTGTTTTTCGTGAAACGCGGCGGGCAGCATGCCTGA